The nucleotide window ATCATGTAGATTCATTCAAGTTCTTCATGACTAAACACTTGATGGaaagtttttagggtttttaatgaaaaaaaaatcattttaggCACATTTCTCAGAAAACATGTTTTCATCATTGAGATCCATAAACATACTCCTTGCCTCCTAAAATCATAAAGCTTGGTGGCACTGTGAGTATGTAAATGAACTTTTGTAGCAACTAATAAGCCCTCTTTTCAAAAATCATTGAGCTTTTCATTGgcctaaaaaaaatcatcacagTCCAACACATACGAACATGCATaaccaagaaaaacaaaaacaaaatgtaAAATCATTAGTCAGAGGGAAAGAATAACCGTTTCACATACTAGAGAAGGACCCCTTAACATCATAAACAATATCATCATCTTTACCGTCATAATCTTCTGAGTCAGATGAAGGAAAAAGGTCATCATCAAGTAGATCAAATCCCAAATCAAACATAGTCGAAATTTCTTCTTCCTCACTGTCCATGGTTCTTCCCCAATTAGAGAAGTTTCAACAGAAGAATGTGGTGAGGAAATATAAGAATCCTCATCTTCACAATCACCAAACAAAAACTTCAGTGCAGGATGAGAGAGAGAAGAATTAGGCGACTCCATTACCGgatcttattaaaaaaaaaccaaactcAGATGACAGGAGAGAGGAGAGAAGAAGATTCAAAACGTAGATCTACTTTAAAAGGATGaagagaggaagaagatgaagatctaGGGTTTTAGAAGGGGGTGGGTTCAGCACCTTGAACTGTAGCGCCGTcgaagaagatgaagatctaGGGTTTCAGAAAGGAAATGGGTGAATCACAGCAACAAAGATGGGTTGGGGTTTGGAGTGTAATCAGAGGGAGGAGAGGTTAATAAAAGGAGGGAATGATTTGTAGGTTAATTAGGATTGGGGGGTAATTAGTgtagtttagtttttaaaataaggGTGTTTTGATAATTACAAGAATGGTATAAGGACAATTTGGTCCAAAAATTATgttctaaaaatagaattggGACAATTGAGGTGAAttgctcaaataaaaaaataggacaattgaaaagaattggagggagtatacgTTTACAAGTTGAGAATTCATCAAGGATATTCAAATTAAGCATTTTCttctttcacaaattcttgtgagagacagtctctttaAGGGACCATCTCTAATTTGGTCAGCCTATTATCaccttttagtttaattaagctttattgagttgggcttgagatacgtctttcaaagagacggtctctcaggagacGTTCTTCTTTTATCCCATATGGCCATATAGCATATATATGCACTTACATAGGGATATACCAATGGTTTACAAAAATTTGTTCAAAATGagtacttaatttaataaaaaacttaacattttgtctaccacatAGAAATTAAACTTGAAAGCTCGAGGTCACTATGCGGACTAAAAAATGTAgtgaaattttccaaaaataaaaggAAGGGAGTGGTGGAGCCTTGAGCAACAAACCATATGGTAAAAAAAACCTATTTTACAAATGAGTTTGACTTATCCATTTGCATTATTTCTTATCCTAACATTTAAGTAATATCAATCGACATTATTAACCGCTCTCTATCCACTCCTAAAACGATGATATAAGatgctaataaaaatattatgaaaaaatacatatttgaaattaagagtgtattttgaaaataacatacaatttataaaaactaatatcaaaatttattcTCCAATAATAATATAGAAAATTAGTAATTTAAAGCTCTAGCTAGTTTCCTACACTCTTATGGATGTGACACAATATTAAGCACCCAATTTGGAAGCAGGAAGATCTATCCATTGTAATTGCAGCTCGATTTCACCACACTCGACATTGCGAAGCCGGAGGAACATGTTTTGAATAAGCTTTCCATCGTTCCAAACTATGCAGCTGTCCTCCGCGATACAATTTTGCCTCTCGGGTCTTACTTTCATGATAATTGTTCCATTTGGAAGGCCTTCCTCGTTCATCTTTACTGCTTCTAAGAATGGTCTTATATCAAACTCCGCATCTCCCATTTTGTCATCAAGAGAGAATGTGTCATGGTCGTACACATActgtatatatacaaatacaacCATTCTTTATATGTCAAGtacacaatcaatcaaaaataatgCTCTTCTTATTCactattattttatcattagtATAATACCCGTGCCATGCATAGAATGTGAAACTTTATATTTGTATAAAGTTTTTTATaatcataattttctttttagcaacttaaatttattgaattttagCCTCTTTTAACCATTAACTATGACTTATGAAtattgacaataaaaataaaaatatatttcaatcGTATGGTTTAGCATCTTTTTATAGATGTCTATACAACTTCCTATTTTTATTAAAGAAATACTAACTATTTAGATTCAATGTATACAGTAGATATACTTATAGGCAAAATCTTAACAAAAATTTACTCTTTTAAAAGATAGATAAGTTTCAATTGAAACTTCCAATATAAGCATTTATAACAAGTTGTATGATttcaaaaacaatcaaacaaaacaaaattcaacACCTTTTTATTAAACCCACAAGTCACAACTAAACCCCTATTATACATTCACCAAATTTAaagctaaaaatcaaaaatttaaatttttatttaatcataaaagtcTCATATTCACgatgtattttattaattttaaaacccaaaaaatcttaaattcataaattgtaaattgtaaaCCATGTTTTTTAAATAAGAAGTCCCAAATATGCTAATTTTTAGACTAAAATTGACTCAAACAAAACATAATCACACATATGCCTTGAAGAAGCTTAAATTTATTTGTATTCTACATGGTAgatctcttttatttttgtcttcaaaaactcccaaaatataTTAAAGAATTAATCACTAGAGGTTTTTTTCAGAAATGAtacataaatggaaaaaataaatcaaattaaagaaGGATGCACATCTGAGATAAACCTTATGAAATAGATATACTAATTATCCTTTTTGAAAGATACTACCATTCTACCAAGTGCCAATTCATGAAAAAGGCAAGTATGTAGTAGCTTTTAACAAAAGCTTTTGAATTAGCCCGATTTACCCTTATGGGATacgcattaattaattaatactcaaatttattttgCAAGGTAAACATGGCATcttcttattatttttcagtttttattCTCAAGCCGCCACGTGCTAAGTGGTTGttgaattagtatattatatgatatgatataatatgatatgatatattatttaatttttgcacGTTTGTCATTGCatatattcaattataaatatattaaatgaaaatttgtaaaaaatactCTCAACTATCATTTTACCCTGTACACCCCAAATTAGTGTTGGGATATCCTAACTATTGCTCATTGACTCAAAATATCCAAAAAAAATCAGTTCAAAAGAATGTGCATAGTGTTTGACAAATAGTTGATAGCTAGTAACTGTCTAACTGATAGTTGATTGGGAGAGTTGATTTGACCAACTGATTTGAGTAACTAGTTTTTTTAGCTAGTTATTTACTAgtgttttgtaaattttagCTATTAGCTTAGAGTTGATTAGTGTGAAAAGACATATAGAGACACTACAAATTTGTTGTTaagttaatatttatttataaaatactcttacataatttattaacaaaatattaatattagtataGCTATAAACTAAATTCCAAGTCAAAATtatgttgtgataattagtgaGAAGAATAGtacaataaaataatcattttaaatcGTTTTAGATATTCACATaagtaaactaaaaataataaagtatggGTAATATTATCATTGAATCGAAAATAATTAATGTGGGCTTAAGGCTAAAGAAATGACTATTGCCAATTGCCATGAAAACTCATGAATCAGCTAATTCTAAGTATGCCAACCTGTTGTTAAATAGAGGGTTGAGCCAAATAAAAGCTATTTAAAAAAACTCTTTTACCAAACATTATATTTATTAGCTTGTTTGACTCATATAATCAGCTAAGTAGTCcaatcaactatttttccccAATAATAAATAGCAAAAGACATAAGTTAGAATTCAATCTATTTTGTAGTGATTGCTTTTCTATCATAAttgctttttgaattttgaCAATATAGCAACTTGTTTTTTTCAAAGGTTTATTGTTAGGATTATTATAGTGGTAATGTGGTATATTGGGCTAGGCCCATTATATTGAAATACAGGTACAAAAACGCTTATTTTAAGAAATTCAGtgatagtttttattttatttatatgaaaattagtttatttttttcaaaaggtCAAATATTGGACTGTTCTCATATTGAAAAGTTGAAAACCTAACACAAAAAACAAGCTagaaaaaaatgttgaaaagttgagatttcacatgattttggcTTATGGGTTCATAAAGAGGACAACATTTTCATCAAGTTTGATCATTTTATAGTTGATCAAGAGAATTGTATTTGAGAAAATATCCTTTTCACATAAGGCATTTTTTCATGACAATTGCTTAATttctaataaaaatacaaatgatagttaatttttttgttaataaaaagaaacataagATAGTATGTACCAATTTAATAGGCTCATTAGGATCCGCAACACAAAGGGTCAGATCCTCATTCCATTCGGGATTAAGGGACTTCTTAATAATGCGCGTCTTTAGTTTCTGAAACAACAATTACACAAACACTAATTTCAGGATATATAAATATTTGGAGTAAAATTTATTTCCATTAAGCATATATTATCTCTTTTCCCTCTATCGACAATGGatggaaaaataagaaaaatagataaaatggtattttatgaaaaagtgaaaaaaatatgtggataagataaaaaaaaataaattaaaatggatGAGAATTAAAAGAGTCTTTTGAGTTattgtcaaaaatagaaataaacaaatttgttgaaacaaattaaaaaataaagtgggACAAATTTCATAGAATAGAAGGAATATTTTGTATTACTTGCAAATTCTATCCTTGAACCTAAAAGATATTGGAATACTATATGGAAAAAACCCTATACTTATTCACGAAACCCTATGTATTACACATTATGTTTGGATAACATTTTTGGATATAATACAAAACAGAGAAGCAAAAGGGAcaaaaaggaagagaaggaaaacAAATtggaggaaaaaaaaagaaagcaagaaatgaaaaaaaagtaacttttgtttgtttagaagaGGGGAgggaaaagaaacaaaaagaaatggaagAAAAGTAACTCTTATTTGTTTCTAAAAAAGGAAAGGAAATGAAAAAGAACTAAGGGTTTTTCATccaaatcttttcaattttggAGAGATtgagactttaaaaaattatttatctaacagctagtctcttgagagccCGTCTcattgagagacgtctctcagacccaacccattaaaacttaatgtcCACtaaccgtatttttaatgtccacttacattatctttgatgcctacttatcatatccttaatgtctacttataatatcttaaaatgcctacttacattatttttaatgcctatttacaatatttcaaaaagTATATAATAGGCTGGCAcattcacaagaatttgtgtttatcTAATCCTTTCAAACATCTCCCTTTCAAATCTcttttctcttattttattatttaaataagagATCTTTCATCCCTCTAATTTCCTCTTTCTTTTCATCTATTTCATTCCATCCAGACACACATCTATAATGAAATACTTTATTTTCCTGCTTTTggtttttttattcttcatattttttaaactaGGTATTAAATAATTTACATGTTCCTTTAATGTAATTGTCAAAAATATTTCTAAAGAAACACTGATTTCAATTTGCATAgtaaaatcttaaaaaattaagaGATATAATCTTCTCTAGGACTCGCTTGAATTGAGAGTGAATATTTAAGAGGTAAAGAAATCAAACTAACATtgatttcaatttgcaaatgaATTCAATGAAATAATCGTGAAAGagataaaataagaataatttaaaaaagataGTAAAAAAAAGGATAATTCGATTGATTTCTCTCATTTGGAGGAAAATAATTGGCCCACCCTCTTCTAGGGTAAATTTTTACTCTAAAATGAGAAAACTAATTGacattttatctatttttcaatactttttaaccaattcttccacctctataacaattaaatttctttaatcatctatctaactaactttgtttttctatttaacttttatttgcctttaaatatatatattcaatctGAATCTATCTAACTAACTTTGTTTTGCTATTTGACTTTTATTtgcctttaaatatttatattcaatctgAACGTACTACCGTGCTCTATTGTTTACCTTTTTCTTTAACTTTAGATTCAGATGTATGCTTGATTTAGATGTGAAAATAtttgccaaaaccgttacgatgttaagaacgatacaaacaacaataaacaaaacaacgtttgacaatgtaaaccaagcaaaagagacacaaagatttaaggaggttcacccaacgatggctacgtcctccgtggtgtgtagtttctgtttatattatatcaaatgagtacaaacaacacttcaaaatgaagaattacaattgagtaagagataaaaaacaaagggctatgtgtttggcttaggggttgtgtttgatgtgtttgatgtgtgagtatgagagctctatatatagtactaggtacatgaatgtcaatagctcacttgaatacaatattaatatagagtaatgaataatatgagataactccaagaacttgaaaggtcaaaaacagcatcccatgcacatcagagaAACCGCTCGActggaacagagagctcgctcggtcgagggctcggtcgagcgagcaatAGATACATTCTGGATACATTCTGTCTGATCGCTCGACCAACCAATAagactcgctcggtcgagcgggtaggtcgagcgaccattctgcttcctctgtcagaattctgatcgagctatCAAAAACAAGtcctttctacttcttcattaatcttcattaacaccaataattcccatgaatactctccacataattacacccttttggattccacaaaccaagagtcacacacatgaatacacacttcaattgtgcactcaagtcacacatgtgataccattcataacaagaTGGATTAATTAGAATGGCAATGTGACTTTTACTCGACTTGCCATCAATGTCAAATGTGTATACATTAAAATCAATAGTTGTGGGCTAATtgctaaataaaaataaaaattttacaattAGGATATAAGAACATTAGAAAAAAGTTTTCCTAATGATACAaataaagtaacaataataGGCTAAGAGaagaaaatgattaaaaaatgaGACAACAAAAAGTGAACTCAATACTTTACTTGAAAAAAGTGGTCATTATTACTCAAATAAGATCCAATTCGCATGCATATTAGAAGTACAAGTATGAATTAAATATGTTAGAAGTTATATCacaaaatttagtaaaaattaatgtgaataataaatttttttttttttacgtttTCACTACaatgcactagtggaaaaaaacgtatttgctgcttatcatttgatGCGATTTTAGGCCTTGACCACAGCAAATAAGCAGTTGCAAGATTAATTACTGCGATTTTtcttgtgaccgcagcaaataacacactCAATTGCTGCGATTTTCccctttgaccgcagcaaataacatgtATTAAAATGGCGCCTAGCtttttaacgtttatattttcataagacGAACACACGCACGAACACAGCGGTTCATCTTCTCCatacttcaaacttcaaacttctacTATTCTTGTTCATCACCAAACTTCATCTGctcttcatcaaacttcaaacttcaaacttcaaacttcaaacagCGGTTCATCgtatgttcttgttcatcatcaaacttcatcatcagacttcaaactttgaattttcataaaccccctACTTGTTCATCATCTGCTCGACTATTCTTCTTCTCCCACGACTTCTActgttcatcattcttcaaaaccgtttgaaaccaaaggcatttggtcttgttcatcttcaaaactcacgaattaaggtattattcgtctttttaaattctcaaacctttaagttttttgcaagttcataacatacgaaaattaggcttaattgttttttttgtttttctttgtagattattacataacccacaaaatcaaggtaatttctatttgttttgtaaatttgcaagtttatatttttattgtttcacttgtgatttagtaatttagttaaaaatgtggtttgttaattatttgcatatttagtaattatttgtgaatgtggtttgcgtggtttgttaattatttgcatattttgttaaaaatgtggtttgttgttatacttgtctttaatattagaattagaatacttatatttctaaggttaaatgatttagttttattat belongs to Amaranthus tricolor cultivar Red isolate AtriRed21 chromosome 17, ASM2621246v1, whole genome shotgun sequence and includes:
- the LOC130804357 gene encoding protein C2-DOMAIN ABA-RELATED 1-like, with product MGDNPTGNALGLLRIKIKRGVNLAIRDVNSSDPYVILRLANQKLKTRIIKKSLNPEWNEDLTLCVADPNEPIKLYVYDHDTFSLDDKMGDAEFDIRPFLEAVKMNEEGLPNGTIIMKVRPERQNCIAEDSCIVWNDGKLIQNMFLRLRNVECGEIELQLQWIDLPASKLGA